A single genomic interval of Legionella israelensis harbors:
- a CDS encoding outer membrane protein, with product MKRLIKPFFLSIFSVKAIAGGMYDDTAIGWTKVITLSGGPAWSRAGETQTLYLNSVLSNRYNAQKDTRLMGTGEIFFALQGPFAPGILGQLGIAAGGTGEAKMQGTIDVNFIPSGSRYEYRTNHWNASIRGKLLTDPRIFFIQPYITAAIGAAFNYAYGFRTIPLISPLTSSQWFDSNTKVGFTYSIGGGIQTSFNDHWQVGVGYEFSDWGKSELGRALTIPWTHTGPQLDHIYAHNVLFSLSYLY from the coding sequence GTGAAACGATTAATAAAACCCTTTTTCTTATCTATTTTTAGTGTAAAAGCGATTGCAGGAGGAATGTATGACGACACTGCAATTGGCTGGACGAAAGTAATCACCTTAAGTGGAGGACCTGCCTGGTCAAGAGCGGGTGAAACTCAAACCCTTTATTTAAATTCTGTTTTATCTAACCGATATAATGCACAAAAAGATACACGCCTCATGGGAACAGGTGAAATTTTCTTCGCATTACAAGGACCTTTTGCTCCTGGGATTTTAGGTCAACTTGGAATTGCTGCTGGAGGTACCGGTGAAGCTAAAATGCAAGGAACCATTGATGTGAATTTTATACCTTCTGGTTCTCGTTATGAATACCGTACTAACCATTGGAACGCATCAATAAGAGGAAAGCTTCTGACTGATCCCAGAATATTTTTCATACAACCCTATATCACAGCAGCTATAGGCGCCGCTTTCAATTATGCCTATGGCTTCAGAACGATTCCTTTAATTAGCCCACTGACGTCTTCACAATGGTTTGATTCAAATACAAAAGTCGGTTTTACATACAGTATCGGCGGAGGCATACAAACGTCCTTTAACGATCATTGGCAGGTAGGTGTTGGCTATGAATTTTCGGATTGGGGGAAAAGCGAATTAGGACGGGCACTTACCATTCCCTGGACTCATACAGGTCCACAATTAGATCACATATATGCTCATAATGTATTGTTTAGCCTTAGTTATTTGTATTAA
- the rluB gene encoding 23S rRNA pseudouridine(2605) synthase RluB — protein MSSERLQKILSQAGFGSRREMERWIANGWIKINGVQATLGDTARPEDKITVKGKLIQNPLKYASKTRILLYHKPVGEISSRHDPKHVKTVFDHLPSLKHGRWVQVGRLDINTSGLMIFTNDGGLANKLMHPKHAFEREYAVRAHGQVDSEILKRLLEGVQLDDGSARFQRIEFRGGEGTNAWYHVILTEGRNREVRRLWESQGVEVSRLIRIRFGNLSLPRSLSRGQYYELTPKEVKEFLEKTPV, from the coding sequence ATGAGCAGTGAACGGCTTCAAAAAATTTTAAGTCAGGCAGGATTTGGATCACGACGGGAAATGGAGCGGTGGATAGCAAATGGCTGGATAAAAATCAATGGAGTTCAGGCTACATTAGGTGATACAGCCAGGCCCGAAGATAAAATTACAGTAAAAGGCAAACTTATCCAAAATCCTTTGAAATATGCATCGAAAACTCGAATTTTGCTCTATCATAAGCCTGTTGGGGAAATTTCCAGTCGGCATGATCCAAAACATGTAAAAACGGTGTTTGATCATCTTCCTTCATTAAAGCATGGACGTTGGGTTCAAGTGGGTCGCCTGGATATCAATACCTCTGGATTAATGATATTTACCAATGATGGAGGATTAGCGAACAAACTGATGCATCCTAAACATGCTTTTGAGCGAGAGTATGCCGTTCGCGCACATGGACAGGTGGACTCTGAAATATTAAAGAGGCTGCTTGAGGGCGTACAATTGGACGATGGTTCTGCTCGCTTTCAACGTATTGAATTTCGTGGTGGGGAAGGAACAAATGCCTGGTATCATGTCATTCTGACGGAAGGACGAAACCGTGAAGTTCGAAGACTGTGGGAGTCACAAGGTGTTGAAGTCAGTCGGTTAATACGTATTCGTTTTGGGAATTTGTCTCTTCCTCGATCATTGTCAAGAGGGCAATATTATGAGCTTACCCCTAAAGAGGTGAAAGAATTTTTAGAAAAAACTCCGGTTTAG